From Saccharothrix espanaensis DSM 44229, the proteins below share one genomic window:
- a CDS encoding sensor histidine kinase encodes MRRRFAVPTDAADEARRRVLRELHDGLGPSLAAIALGLRAARHLVARDPAAAGPLLARLEEEMHTAVGEIRRLAAGAYPAELARLGLAGAVRAHVATLADRHPVRVLVKAEGDLPELPIAVQVAAYRIICEALTNVVRHAGARTCVVRLWCADGLHVEVVDDGCGAGEPEGNGVGLNSMRERAREIGGTWAMGDAAAGGTRIAFDLPVAGGV; translated from the coding sequence GTGCGCCGCAGGTTCGCAGTGCCCACCGATGCGGCCGACGAGGCCCGTCGCCGGGTGCTGCGCGAGCTGCACGACGGGCTGGGCCCCTCGCTCGCCGCGATCGCGCTCGGCCTGCGCGCCGCCCGGCACCTGGTGGCGCGCGACCCGGCGGCGGCCGGTCCGCTGCTGGCCCGGCTGGAGGAGGAGATGCACACCGCGGTCGGCGAGATCCGCCGGCTGGCGGCCGGCGCGTACCCGGCCGAGCTGGCCCGGCTGGGCCTGGCGGGCGCGGTGCGGGCGCACGTGGCCACCCTCGCCGACCGGCACCCGGTGCGGGTGCTCGTCAAGGCCGAGGGCGACCTGCCGGAACTGCCGATCGCCGTCCAGGTGGCGGCCTACCGGATCATCTGCGAGGCGCTGACCAACGTGGTCCGGCACGCCGGCGCGCGCACCTGCGTGGTGCGCCTGTGGTGCGCGGACGGCCTGCACGTCGAAGTCGTGGACGACGGCTGCGGCGCGGGCGAACCCGAGGGGAACGGCGTGGGACTGAACTCGATGCGGGAACGGGCGCGCGAGATCGGCGGGACGTGGGCGATGGGGGACGCCGCCGCCGGCGGCACCCGGATCGCCTTCGACCTGCCGGTCGCGGGCGGAGTGTGA
- a CDS encoding response regulator → MPPALRALVVDDHPLFRYGLAAALGAANDLELVGEAAGGTAAVELAARLHPDVVVMDLNMPDLGGVEATRRIVAHDPTVRVLVLTMFDDDDSVFAAMRAGALGYLLKAARPQQIVRAVRAVAEGEAIFSPGIAVRLLAYFGAPAKSEVEAFPELTVREREVLRLMADGRGNAVIARILVLSPKTVRNHVSNILRKLHVADRAQAVSRAKRAGLGDESGQVGTPGP, encoded by the coding sequence ATGCCGCCTGCGCTCCGGGCGCTGGTGGTGGACGACCACCCGCTGTTCCGCTACGGCCTGGCCGCCGCGCTGGGGGCGGCGAACGACCTGGAGCTGGTCGGCGAGGCGGCCGGCGGCACGGCGGCGGTGGAGCTGGCCGCGCGGCTGCACCCGGACGTGGTCGTGATGGACCTGAACATGCCCGACCTGGGCGGGGTCGAGGCGACCCGGCGGATCGTGGCGCACGACCCGACCGTCCGGGTGCTGGTGCTGACCATGTTCGACGACGACGACTCGGTGTTCGCGGCGATGCGCGCGGGCGCGCTGGGCTACCTGCTCAAGGCGGCCCGGCCGCAGCAGATCGTGCGCGCGGTGCGGGCGGTCGCCGAGGGCGAGGCGATCTTCAGCCCCGGCATCGCGGTGCGGCTGCTGGCGTACTTCGGCGCGCCGGCCAAGTCCGAGGTGGAGGCGTTCCCGGAGCTGACCGTGCGGGAGCGCGAGGTGCTGCGGCTGATGGCCGACGGCCGGGGCAACGCGGTGATCGCCCGGATCCTGGTGCTCAGCCCCAAGACGGTGCGCAACCACGTGTCGAACATCCTGCGCAAGCTGCACGTCGCCGACCGGGCGCAGGCGGTGTCCCGGGCCAAGCGGGCCGGTCTGGGCGACGAGTCGGGACAAGTCGGGACACCGGGCCCGTAG
- a CDS encoding helix-turn-helix transcriptional regulator yields the protein MNGEQIAVALHAADSITRAGVTAALRSRPEIRLVEPDEPAPVALVVLEKLDGAAQQLLRRLQVPGSPNIVLVAGDLADPELLTIVSSGVSAVIRRSDATPDTLVRLVKAAAAGQGALPPDLLGRLLDRVSRLQRNVLNPNGWTMAGMSDRETEVLRLIADGFETKEIAEKLCYSQRTVKSILHDITNRFQLRNRAHAVAFALREGLI from the coding sequence ATGAACGGTGAGCAGATCGCGGTGGCGCTGCACGCGGCGGACTCGATCACCAGGGCCGGGGTGACCGCCGCGCTGCGATCGCGGCCGGAGATCCGGCTGGTCGAACCGGACGAGCCCGCGCCGGTCGCGCTGGTGGTGCTGGAGAAGCTCGACGGCGCCGCCCAGCAGCTGCTGCGCCGGTTGCAGGTGCCCGGCAGCCCGAACATCGTGCTGGTGGCGGGCGACCTCGCCGACCCGGAGCTGCTCACCATCGTCAGCAGCGGGGTGTCCGCGGTGATCCGCCGCTCGGACGCCACCCCGGACACGTTGGTGCGCCTGGTGAAGGCCGCCGCCGCCGGGCAGGGCGCGCTGCCGCCGGACCTGCTGGGCCGGCTGCTGGACCGGGTTTCCCGGTTGCAGCGCAACGTGCTCAACCCCAACGGCTGGACCATGGCCGGGATGTCCGACCGGGAGACCGAGGTGCTGCGGCTGATCGCGGACGGCTTCGAGACCAAGGAGATCGCCGAGAAGCTGTGCTACTCGCAGCGGACCGTCAAGAGCATCCTGCACGACATCACCAACCGGTTCCAGCTGCGCAACCGGGCCCACGCCGTCGCGTTCGCCTTGCGCGAGGGCCTGATCTGA
- a CDS encoding COG1470 family protein, protein MGATATLSATGLAVEPGSETTCTVVVRNTGELVDQFTVDVVGDAAGWSSAEPGSVNLVPQGSAEVVVRFAPPRASDVPAGPVPFGVRVASREDPYGSVVEEGVVEVGSFTDLSAELVPGKVEAGRRGRFELAVDNVGNHPVGLRFTPSDPDGELDFRLDRREVVLAPGTAAFVKLLVKPRDTFLRGQPRSRPFRVEVLPNAGNPFVADGMFVQRQLMPKWLLPALLALAALAVLLGVLWFTVVQSAVKSAARDAATEQAGDVKAAAQRAEDSAGQAKTDSQAAKGNSEAAMQAVGLDPSAAPGAQPSAVRPAATPAGDPTDFRIAADSAITANPALFTDFVFTPADDKKSVNVSDIVLQNPFGDLGLVRVVRDANGTRSTILELNLANFRDLDRHYVQPLQFKPGEKIVFSVSCQNPAAKGNCKPAVSFSGRVA, encoded by the coding sequence ATGGGCGCTACCGCGACGCTGTCCGCCACGGGCCTGGCCGTGGAACCGGGCTCCGAGACCACCTGCACGGTCGTCGTGCGCAACACCGGGGAGCTGGTCGACCAGTTCACCGTCGACGTCGTGGGCGACGCCGCCGGCTGGTCGTCGGCCGAGCCGGGCTCGGTGAACCTCGTGCCGCAGGGCTCCGCCGAGGTGGTGGTCCGGTTCGCGCCGCCGCGCGCGTCGGACGTGCCGGCCGGGCCGGTGCCGTTCGGGGTGCGGGTCGCCTCCCGCGAGGACCCGTACGGCTCGGTGGTCGAGGAAGGCGTGGTCGAGGTCGGCTCGTTCACCGACCTGAGCGCCGAACTCGTGCCCGGCAAGGTGGAGGCGGGCCGGCGGGGCCGGTTCGAGCTGGCCGTGGACAACGTCGGCAACCACCCGGTGGGCCTGCGGTTCACGCCGAGCGACCCGGACGGCGAGCTGGACTTCAGACTGGACCGGCGGGAGGTCGTGCTCGCGCCCGGCACCGCCGCGTTCGTGAAGCTGCTGGTGAAACCGCGCGACACGTTCCTGCGCGGGCAGCCCCGGTCCCGGCCGTTCCGGGTGGAGGTGCTGCCGAACGCAGGCAACCCGTTCGTCGCGGACGGCATGTTCGTGCAGCGCCAACTCATGCCCAAGTGGCTGCTGCCCGCGTTGCTCGCACTCGCCGCGCTGGCGGTGTTGCTGGGCGTGCTGTGGTTCACCGTCGTGCAGTCCGCGGTGAAGTCCGCCGCGCGCGACGCCGCGACCGAGCAGGCCGGTGACGTCAAGGCCGCCGCGCAGCGGGCCGAGGACAGCGCGGGCCAGGCGAAGACCGATTCCCAGGCGGCCAAGGGCAACTCGGAGGCCGCCATGCAGGCGGTCGGCCTGGACCCCTCCGCCGCCCCCGGAGCACAGCCGAGCGCGGTGCGCCCGGCCGCCACCCCGGCCGGCGACCCCACCGACTTCCGGATCGCCGCCGACTCGGCGATCACCGCCAACCCGGCGCTGTTCACCGACTTCGTGTTCACCCCCGCCGACGACAAGAAGTCGGTGAACGTCAGCGACATCGTGCTGCAGAACCCGTTCGGCGACCTCGGCCTGGTCCGGGTCGTGCGGGACGCGAACGGGACCCGCAGCACCATCCTGGAGCTGAACCTGGCCAACTTCCGCGACCTGGACCGGCACTACGTGCAGCCGTTGCAGTTCAAGCCGGGGGAGAAGATCGTGTTCTCGGTGAGCTGCCAGAACCCGGCGGCGAAGGGGAACTGCAAGCCCGCGGTGTCCTTCTCCGGACGGGTGGCGTGA